In the genome of Dromiciops gliroides isolate mDroGli1 chromosome 1, mDroGli1.pri, whole genome shotgun sequence, the window GTACCGATGGGACTTCCCCCAGTTGTCCCTCCAAGCCATCTCGCTGGAATTGCATGTCCTCTTTAGCCAGCCTGCGAGGACCAGGGTGTGGGGTAAATGGTGGCCAGCAGATGGCTCCGAATAGCAAATGCCCTCTCTAGCTGCTTCTCCCCATCCAGATCTTCCCCCAGCCCAACCCTTCAATCTCTTACTCAAGCATACTCCCCTGCCCATTTCCcattggggggcgggggaggaacTGAGCCCTAGAGAGCCATGAGGTCCATCCCACAAGCAGTAGGAACAGACAGGACTAGAATTGGGGTGTCCTGATGCCCATTATATACCCCTCTTTCCTCCCTACCATCCCCCCCAGCTCACGTGATGTCAAAGGTGGAGCCTTGGAAGGAGGGCTGGTGCATCATAAATGCAGTGGCTGCTGTGTAGGGCGCCCGGGCATCAGCTGCATCCCAGTACAGGTCCTTCTCTAACAGTGGCAGGTCATCATACATGTCATCCACTGCCAGCATTGAAACCTGGAGTGGGGAGGATGGGATACATCTGTGGGATCAGGGCAGGGGCCGCTGTCCATTCTGCAGAGGAAGAGGATCTTCCAGGAGGGATGGTCAAAGCTGGCCTGGGACAAGGGGGGAGTCAAGAATGatgaagagaggggcagctaggtggattcaggaggacctgagttcaaatccggattcagacccttgacacttaccagctgtgtgaccctgggcaagtcacttaaccccaattgcctcaccaaaaaaaaaaaaaagaatgatgaagagGCTTTTGGATAAAATGGATGGGTGATCCCAGGGAATTAATTTTGGAGAGAGAATGGGGCCCCACCTGGAAATTCCTGTCGATTAAAAAGTTGGTCTCAAAGTCGTCATCGTCCTCCCCAAAGGGGTTTATGAGCTGCTCAGCCACCTGTGGAATGGAGGGTGGGCACTGGAAGTGAGGACTCTTCTGCAGAAGGGTCTGTCCAAGGCCCCTGGATTCCTGTGCTTTGAGTGGGTGCCTTCCTTCCGGCTCCCACCCCCAGCCAATTCCCCGAGACCTTGGTTCTTCCCAAGCCTTTCCCTGTTTCCTCTGTCTTGTAGGTTTTACCTTGAGCCAGCCAACATAGAAAAAGAATTGGAGCAGGGTGAAGACGGGAATGCACAGGTCCATGTCATGATTCTTGTATCCCTTGGTTGGGTCCAGGAACTGGCGTCCAATAAGACAAGCCAGAAAGAAGCTGTATACTGCAATTGTCACCACCTAGAGGCAGGGGAGCTCAGGTtgacagggggtggggggtggaggggaggcacATCATCAAGGGGCCATCAACTGAGCACGACTGAGCCTTGGAAGAGCCTTCCCACAGCCCTTACTCCTTCCCTCCAACTCTTTCTCACATTCCCAGTGCCTAAGAGGCTGCTCAACATCTCAATGAGTGAGAGGAAAAACTGGATCACAGGGGATACCTGAGTGTAGACAAGGGGCACGCTGATCCAGTCATAGTGAAACAGCATTCCACACTTGGCCCGGAACTGTTCCAGTTTCTGTGATAGAGGGTATAGAGTCAGGGAGCAGCCAGGGGGATCCCCTAAGGAGCCATGCTGAGAAAAACCTAGACTTTATGATGGTGGGATGGGGGAACAGTCCCTTGGGTGATCGACAACGCCTCTCTCCCAGTCTGGGGTGGAGGGACATGTGGCCCAACTCAGTCCCTGTTGCCCCCTACCTCCATAAGAAGCTTGAAAGTGCTGCTGTCTCGGATCCGACCCTCTTTGCGGGCTTGGGCAGCAAGGTTGGCAAACCAGATAAACGGTATCCAATATTTATTGTAGGATGAATTCAGGCTCTCAAATTTTTTCCGTTCCTCACGGGTCATAAACCCTGGAAGACCAGAAGATCACCTCTGAGCCAGGCTGCTAGGTTCCCCATCCCCCTCTTTTGCAAAATGAGGCAAAGGCTCGACCACCCAGGGCCAATGCCCTCCCCTAGAGACCCCAGTGTTCCTAGGAAAAAGCTCACCAGCCTCGACCACGTGGTCCATGGTGGGGAAGCGTTTGAAGACGGCAGTGCTGACAGATCGGAGGATGAGTACAGCAGACAGGCTTGCATACCGCATTAGTGTGCGCCGGTACAGTCGACCCCGCTCATCCCGTCCATGCACAGAGCCAGATATGGTACACATGAGGGCATCTGGTAGAGGCATACATGTATATTGGCTCCACCACCGATTCACTACCAGTGTCACATAAAACCCTGTGTGGGTGGGAAGAATAAGGTTAATGGTTGACTGGGTCATGGTTGGCAGTAGGTTATAAGGTTATGAAATCAAGGCTACCAGGGACAGGAGATAAATATGATGTGGAGGGCGAGTGTCGGGGAAGAAGGCAGGTATATCAAGGATTCCAGGTTTATACAGAGCTGAGGTTGAACTCTTAAGACATCCAGAGACATTCATAAAAGAAGCTCCAGTAACTCATGCCATCCCACCCTGCTTTCCAAGACCATCTCCTTGCTCTGGcctcactttatttatttgtttgtttattgatttggtagggaaatgagggtcaagtgacttgcccagggtcacacggctagtaagtgtcaagtgtcctaggccgaatttgaattcaggtcttcctgaatccaagggccctcactttatccactgcaccacctagctgcccccctggcctCACTTTAAaactgtgaccctgggggcagctagatggcacagtggataaagcactggccctggattcaggaggacctgagttcaaatccggcctcagacacttgagacttactagctgtgtgaccttggccaagtcatttaaccctcattgccccccaaaaaagaaaaaaaatttgtgaCCCTCTACTCAAGTCCTTTGCCCCTTGTTCTGTGgtcctttgtttctttccaaACCCCCACCctagattactcccaccatctgaTAGAGCCACTCCTAGAGGATGCTCtgtaatctcaactgggcctttCACCTTTCCCTGATGTACTCTATTCTTCCCTTACAAATCTctccctggggggcagctaggtgttgcagtggatagagcactggccctggagtcaggagtacctgagttcaaatctggcctcagacacttaacagttactagctgtgtgaccctgggcaagtcacttaaccccaattgcctcactaaaaaaaaaaaaaaaacaaatttctccCTGGCACCTACCCTACCACCACTCCCCTTAGCTGCCTCTCCTCAACTCATACTTCCCAGAATAGACTTGGTTATCCATCCAGagctctcttctccccacctctaCACTTCAAATCACCAGAAAGGCTtaccattctctcctccttcgTTCCATTCTCAAAGGAGGAGGTGGACCTTTTCCTTACAAAGGACAAAGCCTCTCCTTGTGTCTTTAATCCTATCCACTCCCATCTATTGCAGGGAGTTTGTCTCTTCAATCAGCTAACTCCTCTCCCTAATTTTCAGTCACTTCATCCACTGATTGCTttgttgcctacaaacatgcctggCTCTTTcctatcttaaaaaaacaaaacaaaacaaaacccccaaaccttcACCTGATCCTACCATTCTTTCAGGCTAAAGCCCTGTCTCTCGCCTCCCTTTCACAacctctactttctctcttctctggctCCATTAACCCTTTACAATCTACCTTCCTGCTCCCTTCCCTTCAAAGTCACCAATGggtcttgttcttttttttttttttttggtggggcagtgggggttaagtgacttgcccaaggtcacaacagctagtaagtgtcaagtgtctgaggccagatttgaactcaggaactcctgaacccagggctggtgctttatccactgtgccacctagccgtccccatcAATGGGTCTtgttaattgccaaatccagtggccttttttcAATCCCCATTTTCCTTCAGCTGTTGCCAATTGATGATTACTCCCTCTTTTTTGAcactcttctctccaggttttcggGACACcccctctctcctgattctcctcctacctatctgtgaccaatctttctcagtctcctttgctggatcctcagcCAGATCGTGTCTTCTAACCATAATTGTCCACCAGGGTTCTGCCTGGATCCTCTTGCTCCCCGGTCATCTTATCaactcccatgaatttaattatcatctttgtgctgacgattctcaaatctacctttcctgtccCAATCTCCCTGCTGACCTCCAATTCCCCATCTCTAACTGTCCTTCAGACATTTTGAACCAGACCTCCTATAAACATCttcaactcaatatgtccaaaatagaactccttatctttccccctaatcTCCCACTCCACcacctttcctattactgttttttgtttttggtgaggcaattggggttaagtgacttgcccagggtcacacagctagcaagtgtcaagtgtctgaaactggatttgaactcaggtccttctgaatccagggcaggtgctctatccactgcaccacctagctgcccttccctattactgttgagagtGACACCAACTTCCCAGTGCTCCAGGCATGAAggctaggtgtcatccttgattcctctcctctcctctgacactgacaccatTCTGGTGCAAGCCCTCATTCCTTCACAcgtgaactattgcaatagcttgttgggtcttcctgcctcaagtttcttctcCCTTCAGTCCATCCTCCAATCAGCTATCAAACTGACCTTCCCAAATCTCAAGTCTGACCTTGTCAcccttctattcaataaactccagtggctccctaacacatcaaggatcaaatacaaaatgcttggtttagcattcaaagcctctCATAAGCTATTCtcttcttatctttccagtcttcttacactttctcCAACATGTATTCTTGTATTGAGGGACAATGGCCTCCTGTAGTTAAATGAACAagactccaagcattttctcttaccaccccccatgcctgaaatgctctccctaaTCTCTTGTCTCCAGGCTTTCTTTAGATTCCAACTGAAATCTCACCTtttgcaggaagccttccctaacctcCCAATTCTAGCTAGACCCTTCCCTCTCAATTCTTTATCTATCCTGTATATGtcttctttgtacatatttgtttgcttgttgtctcccccattagattgtaaactccttgagggcaagggctgtcttttgcttcttttggtaTCCCTaactcttagcatagtgcctggcacactgtaggctcttaattaatgtttattgactgacagtcaatctcctaggggaaaaaaatgatatcTGCTCTGTTCCCACTTCTCAAGATTATAAACCCTTTTAATTGCCACATACAATGACCTTTTCTTAGTCCTTATCTTGttattttggttgatttttttttgcagagtaatgagggttaagtgactagcccagggtcacacagctagcaagtgtcaagtgtttgaggctggatttgaactcaggtcctcctgaatccagggccggtgctttatctactgagccacttagctgcccctcttagtcCTTATCTTTCTTGACATCTCTCTACAATTTGAAAATATGAACCACCCTTTCCAGGCCAGAGATCTTTTTGATCTTCTATACCCCTTTTGTAGTTTAGTGAAACCTATGGTCCCCTTCTCAAATTAATGTTTggggagctgctaggtggcatagtggataaagcaccgaccctggattcaggaggacctgagttcaaatccggtctcagatactcatttgacacttactagctgtgtgaccacttaaccctcattagcgccccccccaaaaaaagtttgcACCTTGAGTTTTCATGACAGTGCCCTCTCCTAGTTCTTTTCCTACCTTCCTGGCCACTTCAGAGTCTCCTTTGCTATTTCACATTCATGGTCCCTTATACCTGGGTGTACACTGCCCCAGAGCTCTGTGCTAGACTCTGCTTTCTCTACACTGTCTTGAGGTTCAACCACCATCTCTATGTAAATGTCTCCTCCATCTACCTGTCTATTAAAAGCCcaatttcatggggcagctaggtgtcatagtggataaaacaccagtcctggaatcaggagtacctgagttcaaatccagcctcagacacttaacacttactagctgtgtgaccctgggcaagtcacttaaccccaattgcctcactaaaaaaaaaaaaagcctaattcTATGTtttccataggcatctcaagcttaacaattgcaaaagaaaacaaattttcaagCCCCCAAACCCCTCCTTCTATTTGTTGGTGACACCACCATCTTTCCGGGCACCCAGGTTCCCAAATTTAGAGTCATCCTAGAGTCTTCGCTATTCCTCATCTCTTATATTcaaccagttgccaaatcttttttttctttttttgcagggcaatgagggttaactgacttgcccagggtcacacagctagtaagtatcaagtgtctgaggctggatttgaactcaggtcctcctgaatccagggcctgggctttatctactatgccacctagctgcccccaagttagcAAATCTTATTGCTTCTGCCTCcatgctatatttcttttttgttgttttgtttttttgggggggttttgggtttttttgcaaggcaatgaggtttaagtgacttgcccagggtcacacagctagtaagtgtcaagtgtctgaggctagatttgaactcagatcctcctgaatccaggactggtgttttatccactatgccacctagctgcccccctccatgatatatttcacattcatTCCCAGCTCTACTTATCTAGAAAGCCATTGTCATAATTGAAGACCTCATCATTCCTTGCCTGACTGCAATAGCTTCTCAATTACCAATTATATCatgcctcccctcctctccagtctATCCTCTTGCCAAATGGTCATTCCTAATGCACAGgttccccaccacacacacacacacacacacacacacacacacgggttcTTTCTTGCCTCtggaatagaatataaattcctctgtttggcatttaaaatccttcaccagggacagctaggtggtgcagtgggtagagcaccagccctggagtcaggaggacctgtgttcaaatccggcctcagacacttaacacttactagctgtgtgaccctgggcaagtcacttaaccccaattgcctcacaaaaacaaaacaaacccttcaCTGTCTGGGTTCCAGACTACTTTTCCAGGGATGTTTCACCTTGCTGTCTTTCAAGCACTTTGCAGTCCATGAAAACTGAcctatttgttgttcttttgagcaagatactccatttcccatttctggaGCTTACGCTGACTAGTTCCCTTGTGCTGATTATCTGCCTTGCCTAGAATGTCCTCCTTTCTCACCTTCAGCCTTTCAGACTCTCTGGCCctcttcaaagctcagcccaaGTGCATTATTGATCCATCCGGATGCTAGGGTTCTCCTCCCTATTATTTTTGTATCTACTTTATAAAGGTgggttttttcctatttattttggtGTGTACATGTTCATCccttcctccaatagaatgtgagcCCCGTCAAGgcaggggttgtttcattttgGTATTTTTGCCTGGCAGAGTATCCATgcacttgataaattcttgttgactgaatgaatcTTGAGTCTGAATTGTGAAAAAGGGTTGGTTTGGGGGTTAGAGGTGTCTCTAGCACTGGCTGAGGGTTGTGAAAGGTCTAGGCTAGGACGGGGTTCAGCATAAATGATTAGGATGAGGTTGAGGGGCTGAAGTTAAGGGCTCCAGACTATAGAATGTGAAGATTCCAAGAGGAGCCATGTCCTGGATGGGACAAGTTGGGGGGCTTGGGGGAGGTCTAGGGATTGCCTAGGAATAGGGAATTTTTGAGTTCCAGGTATTAGAG includes:
- the BEST2 gene encoding bestrophin-2, which translates into the protein MTVTYTARVANARFGGFSKLLLLWRGSIYKLLYREVLVFLGGYLALSAIYRFILTENQRPYFERLVIYCDQYANLIPVSFVLGFYVTLVVNRWWSQYTCMPLPDALMCTISGSVHGRDERGRLYRRTLMRYASLSAVLILRSVSTAVFKRFPTMDHVVEAGFMTREERKKFESLNSSYNKYWIPFIWFANLAAQARKEGRIRDSSTFKLLMEKLEQFRAKCGMLFHYDWISVPLVYTQVVTIAVYSFFLACLIGRQFLDPTKGYKNHDMDLCIPVFTLLQFFFYVGWLKVAEQLINPFGEDDDDFETNFLIDRNFQVSMLAVDDMYDDLPLLEKDLYWDAADARAPYTAATAFMMHQPSFQGSTFDITLAKEDMQFQRDGLEGQLGEVPSVPADFLHRLLAGGSGPGLGPGPSTILGRRLSLLRRKNSVVSEASASAGCPCPDCGHDDLVTGPLLDPPSDTELAIPAAPASSSLEPPPSAVVVPTARGPTPNPAPLPPWLPSPIGEEEESLA